From a region of the Argiope bruennichi chromosome 8, qqArgBrue1.1, whole genome shotgun sequence genome:
- the LOC129981212 gene encoding uncharacterized protein LOC129981212 — protein sequence MYFSFMPSLLHMSSVRVVSRLLLDRDIGILLDEDMSIPSGINRYERRRHEVWKAIEKKARRKLRPLQTRLSIKLVKFLRPMYMEVIAWLRDHEFEATPKIFNFLLKHFIQWKTDGTIDRKKTAMKMIQSRRFHYRYRFILACNYLLIDDIFVLWNRVKRSKRKKLYRTGTNAAVRFWVHLLKAMDGASKAELIQKYFSASSEDRAGPSKPLISRYFKPKRIKDTDFPLRLSSYFPFIPQEYRQEYFTKINYALLNKTDFSLCLYEMHEQERLQLLEAKPAFALKRCLEWPFQSLFVELAQQVVDHMKLIDYELMLRHIIVFYILSDLDYYELFSDFWDVIPENYRNRIMEVERSFFPFKAVLNFDGVNPSKTIIKTLKKYYYS from the coding sequence ATGTATTTTAGTTTCATGCCGTCTCTTCTTCACATGTCATCTGTGAGAGTCGTTTCACGTCTGCTGCTGGACCGTGATATAGGAATATTGCTGGATGAAGACATGTCGATACCCTCTGGAATCAACCGTTATGAACGCAGAAGGCACGAAGTGTGgaaagcaatagaaaaaaaagcgaGGAGGAAATTGCGCCCTCTTCAGACTCGTCTTTCGATAAAATTGGTGAAATTCCTCCGCCCAATGTATATGGAAGTGATTGCATGGTTAAGAGATCATGAATTCGAAGCCACgccaaaaatattcaatttcttgtTGAAACACTTCATTCAGTGGAAAACGGACGGGACGATAGATAGAAAGAAAACGGCCATGAAGATGATTCAGAGTAGAAGGTTTCATTACAGGTATCGATTTATACTGGCCTGTAATTATTTGCTGATAGATGACATTTTCGTTCTTTGGAACAGAGTGAAAAGAAGCAAACGAAAGAAGTTGTATCGAACGGGAACCAACGCAGCAGTGAGGTTCTGGGTGCATTTGTTGAAAGCAATGGACGGTGCGTCCAAGGCTGaacttattcagaaatatttcagcGCTTCATCCGAAGATCGTGCAGGCCCCAGCAAACCTTTGATTAGCAGGTATTTCAAACCTAAGCGTATAAAAGACACGGACTTTCCCTTGAGATTGAGTTCTTACTTTCCTTTTATACCACAGGAATACAGACAGGAGTATTTTACAAAGATTAACTATGCCTTACTAAACAAAACTGACTTCAGCTTGTGTCTGTATGAAATGCACGAACAAGAACGCTTGCAATTGCTTGAGGCGAAACCTGCATTTGCACTCAAACGCTGTTTGGAATGGCCATTTCAGTCCCTGTTTGTAGAATTGGCACAACAGGTGGTTGACCATATGAAACTTATTGATTACGAACTCATGTTGAGACATATAATCGTTTTCTACATTCTGAGTGATTTAGATTATTATGAACTTTTCAGTGACTTTTGGGATGTTATTcctgaaaattatagaaatagaatAATGGAAGTGGAGAGAAGCTTTTTTCCTTTTAAGGCAGTTTTGAATTTTGACGGAGTAAATCCGtcaaaaacaattatcaaaaCTCTGAAAAAGTATTACTATTCTTAA